DNA sequence from the Armigeres subalbatus isolate Guangzhou_Male chromosome 1, GZ_Asu_2, whole genome shotgun sequence genome:
ATTCGTCCGACTCCACCTAGCCACGATATGGATCCTTCCAACGGACCCGCCGAAAAACGACCAAAAACTTCTGCTGAAGACACCACCGAACCAATTCGCTGCAAACATTTTGTTCAACGGAAAAAGCGTTACTGCAAGATGACTGTGGGTCGAGGTAAGCAATACTGTGGCGAACATGAGGTGCACTCCGGCAACGACAACCTCCCATCACTGGAAGCTCTTGGTTCTTCGCCGGGACGTATTCCGTGCCCACTGGACCCGAAACATTCTATTGCGGCGACCAAGCTGGAAAAGCATCTGAAGATCTGCAACGCCAAGCCAAAGGAATTACCAGCGTACGTTCAGGTGGGAATTAACGCCAGCTCGGATGGCGAAGGCAGTGACCTACTCAACACAGAGGAAAACCTCAAGCTCTCGGATGTTCCAAAAGATGAATTAATGGCACTGGTGAATAAGATTGAGACTGTGTTTGAAGAGATTCAAATCGGGGTGATAGACGAGTTGATATTGGAGCATGACGCATTTAAAGAAGAACTGGGAAACGAGACTTACGGGCCACAAACGTTGAAGCATTTGGTGCAGTCGGCCTCTCTGCTGGGAATTGTAGAGCGAGAGAACTTTTTCCAAAACGATGTGGCTTTCGTGGAATTTGGAGCCGGCAAGGGACAAGTGGCCTTCTGGTTGGCCACGATACTGCAGCAGTCGGATCTGACGAACGTAAAAGTTTTTCTCGTGGACAGGGCCTCCCATCGACATAAGAAGGACAATAAGATTGAAGATCGGGAAATCATCCAGCGGGTTCGGGCGGACATCGGCGATCTTGTGCTGCGCAAATTGGACGTTCTGAAGGACAGCAAAAAGGTTGTCGGCGTGGGAAAGCATCTTTGTGGCGGGGCCACCGATCTGGCGTTACGGTGTCTCATACGGGCCAATTTGGACAAATCGGAGGGCGGCCAGTTGCAGTCGGAGGGATTCGTGTTTGCACTGTGTTGCCATCATCGGTGCGACTGGAAGACATACGCGGgcaagaaattccttctggcGAAGGGGATTAGTAGGAAGGCATTTGATTTGGTCGTAAAGATGGTTAGTTGGGCGGTTTGCGGTACAGGCACCAGCCGAGAACGGAGGAATAACGACACAGATGGTGGGGAAGGCATTAAATATGGACTGAGCAGGGCTCAACGCGAAGAGATAGGATGGAAGTGCAAACGAATGTTGGATTGGGGTCGCATTCAGTATTTGAAAGAGAATGGATTCGAGGCAGAGCTCAAGTTTTATGCTAAAACTGAAATTACTTTAGAAAATGTATGTCTGATTGgacatataaaataaaaatgtattaaacaaattttgttgaTAGAAAAATACCTGAATTTCATTTCATCTCTAGACGacttaaaaacaaacaaatctgGTAGAGTACTCTGATCTTCCTATACTAGATTTGATTCGATCAGCAAATAATGGATCGAAAACCTATTGTTGCTTAGCCTGTTTGACAAGttgatttggactgaatttCACAGCCTGATGCATGTTCAAGAGTCGAGATATGAATTCTTATTGCTCTGCCAAGTGCAGTATTGATTCTACTTACCATGGTTGCGCCTCGAAGAAGGTAAGAAAGCTCCTCGAGCTTACCATAGTTGCGTTCGATTTCCTTGCAGCGACAATGCTGCTTTTCAAGCTGATTTATTTGCTTTCATGCGTAACCTTCATCAGTTAACCTTGTGATAATTATCCAGCTATGTTGCGTGATCCACACAAGTTTGAGAGCCCCTGATGACATAACGGACTTTCACACAAATTGCAGCTATTCTATTCAACATTATAGCTACAGAAGTTtgtattacaattattttacaagaaaaatATGTTCATTCCCTTTTAACATCATGCCCCTTACTATTGACTTGAGCTACATAGGCCGACGTGATGCCTCCCAGCGTCCGGTTGACCACATCCCGCAACATGTGAGGCTTACAATGCTCCTCTAACCAGGGAATCACCCCGGACGTCAGCTCGGCAAAGTCGTTCATGGGCAGCTGGTCGAATGTTACGAACATTTCATCCATGATCGCTTTGAACACCTGGAACTTGACGTCATCACTCAACCGAGCCTCGGTTCTTCCTGGcgactgttgctgctgctgaagCATATTTTCGTAGTTCTTCTGAATGATCCGCAGAGCCATAACTTCCTTATGAAGCGACGCGCAGTCCTCGTCTTGCTTCTTTTTGTGCTGATGGAGATATCCAATATAATCGATGGACTTCTGCAGCACGGAAGCCTTGCTCAGTTTGTACCCGGATGCATCCGTTTGCTGACAAGTAGGCACCAACTCCTGCAACGAGTCGTAGCCCTTTTTGATGGCATCACGTCTCTTCTGTTCGGCCTGGGTGTGAGCTTCCCGACGACGTTCCTTGTAGCTCATTGTGCTACTTTTATTGTTGTCGCCAGAATCCTCCTCATCTTCTGAAAAGTTTGTACATTTTTATAATCACCATCACACATGACGCTGCATTTTCCACTCACCTGTGTTATGAGCAGAAGAAGTTGGAGTATGGACACTTCCAGCACTCGAACAGCGGGAGTACATGCTGCGTTCCTTTTCCGATGGACTGGATGGCTCCATTTTCATGTCCACTTCATACTTGATGCCTTTCACGGAgaaaaacgataaaaaagaGCGATATCAGACAACAACCACACCAGCCTGACTACTACTAACTATCTGACATTCTGCAGCTGCTTCTCCTCTAGCAGATACTTCCACTTAATCACCGAAGGGTTTATCTTTCGCACATTAGCTGCTCCCCTGAAGCGCTCAAGCTCACTACGATGATAACGCCTAATCAACACCACTCCGCAAACAATAAATTGGCCAGCCAAatgggtgatgatgatgatgcagaCGAAGGTGATGGAAGCGAAATTGTTTCGAGATGGAACCGTCCTGCTTTGTTTTTCCTTTGAACGACACTCTGATAACGTCGTTCCTACTGATAAGAAAAGGCCATACTCGCACGACGAGGCAGGCTGATTCCGTTTGGCAGGTAAGCCAGCGATAGCGAACCAGCCACGAACGACTACTTCGGAGCGCAATAAACAGAGTGTATACGCAACAAAAGGAAAATCCAATTGGAAACGCACAACACTGGTGCTGTTTGCTGTTCTGCGGAAAAACAATAACAACTTTTTGACAGCTGAtcggatgatgatggtgatgatgcaTTCGATGACGCTTTTCCCATCGTAAATAGGGGTGTCAAGTTTGTCTTTTGAATTCAGGGGCTTCTAAAATTTTTAGAATTAAGAATTTagacgcaaataaatgtgaataaattgaaGGGGGATCTTTTCCAAAGGTTTATTCGCAAATTGCGGAACGCTGAAATTGGCCAACCACCCCCTTGAAAAGTTACGTAATATTCGAATAGGTCCTTTTGgttgaataaaacaaaattaggtttacaacatttcaaaattgataCTGGGAAACCAAATTTTTAGAAGGACTGGAAGAGGaagcgagaaacttttttttttgtgcgactccttgtgggattttttttgtaaatatatttttactgTGTACAGCGCGCAAGTGACAAAAGTTGTGGCGCGCTCCCATCATGGTTGGTTTTGCGAGTATCCTCTAATGTGCTCTTAATTCTAATCCTTTTAATCGCGAAAGTTTGCTGGATGCCTAGGTATTAGAAGTTTACTTCCTCTAAATACAAAACAGCGCAATGTCCAAGATCGACGAAACCATTCCATCGCGTAACATCGAAATCAAGGCAAAAATCCCTAACGAGGAAACATTCCGGCGATTGGTTGAGGTTGCCAAACAGTTGACCGGTTCCGGCGGCGAAATCATCAAGCAACACGACGTGTTCTTCAACGCGGAAAAAAGTCGTCTGAAGTTGCGCTATCTCGAGGTAAGCAGCAATTAGTCCATCTGGTTCTATTCATTATGTTTAATGTCACACGAGTGGCAGATTTGTTCAATCGGGGAACGGGTATTGTGCAAATTGTTGACGGTAGAAAAACAATTGAACTGGAGGATGACTACCAACATGTGGATCCAGAGGTGGAATATCTGGTTGAGAATCAACCGCAAGCTAGCGACTCAAGTGACGAGTTCAGGGAACTCATGATGAATCTAGAATACGGCTATTCCACTCATTGCAATTGTTCTTCGGAGCATTCATGCTACGACAAAGCCAGATGTGCCTTAGGGGGGAATTACGTCGCAAGTGGGAACGACTTGCTTATATCTGATAGCATGGATATTATCTTCGAATGTTCCGAGTCATGTGGGTGCCAGGCGACCTGCCTCAACAGATTGGTTCAATTTGGTCCCCGAAAACAGCTGGAGATAAAAGATAGTCTCATAGTACCGGGCCAGCTAGGACTGTTCACAAAAGCAATAATCCCGAAAGGAGCATTTATTTGCGAATATGCAGGTGAAATTCTTACCAGACAGGAGGCGGAAAGAAGGAACAGCTCCAACGATTTACAAGGCAAGAAAAATTACGTTCTTTGCCTTAATGAGTTGTCAGTGGATCGAAAAACTCAAACCCAAACATTTATTGACCCTCAGTATAAGGGTAACATTGGTCGCTACATGAACCACAGCTGTGATCCAAACTGTCTGACGGTGTCTGTTCATATCGGTGCACCACCCCCAAGAATTGGACTGTTTGCACGGCGTGATGTCCAAGTAGGGGAGGAGTTATTTTTCGATTATAGCGGCGGAGGTTCTCAGGACCAAATCAACGGTTCTATTCCATGTCAATGCCGATCGGAAATCTGCCGGGGAACTCTACCGTCACTAACTTACTGATCCGGACATCCCCCCCTTGTTCCATTGCAGACCAAAAAATCTGAACTAATTCAGTACTTCCGCCCAGATGTAGAAGGTCCGAAACTGTCTACTTATCACAAAATCGATCTGGACGAGCCGAAGCTGATGGAGAAGATTTTGGCCGAAAGCATCGGTATCAAGGGAGAGGTCAAGAAACATCGGCACCTGTTCCTGCACGGTCAAACTCGCATACACTTAGACGATGTGGAAGCGTTGGGCTACTTTTTGGAATTCGAAGTCGTTTTGCGACCGGAACAAAGCTTAGATGATGGAACAATAATTGCTGATGAAATGATGAAACAGTTCGGAATCGAAGAGAAAGATTTAATTCAGGGAGCGTACATGGACaaattgttgaaataaaaaGAATCTTTGTATTTAATTTAGTTGACAAGTTTAATTTGTTATCACCAGTCCTAAGCGTTAGCAACATTGGAAATGATCTTCTTGTAGATCTCAATTCCTTTGAGATAGGTATCTGCTTGAAGGAACTCATCGTGGTCGTGTAGTAGCACAGGAGTGTTGTTCATCGGTGAGAAACCAATGGCAGGAATTCCGATACCGCGGATGTATCGGCTGTCGGTACCGCCAGGGAAAATCTGCGGCTTCACTTTCAATCCTAGCTCGTCAAGAGCATCCTTGAACGCAACCCAGTACCGATTCGAGCCATCGAGGGTAGTTGGCTTGACAAAGGGGCACTTCTGGTCGTACTCAAGCTCGATGCCACCACCTGCTTCGCGGCAC
Encoded proteins:
- the LOC134207963 gene encoding max-like protein X isoform X2, translated to MSDSIKYEVDMKMEPSSPSEKERSMYSRCSSAGSVHTPTSSAHNTDEEDSGDNNKSSTMSYKERRREAHTQAEQKRRDAIKKGYDSLQELVPTCQQTDASGYKLSKASVLQKSIDYIGYLHQHKKKQDEDCASLHKEVMALRIIQKNYENMLQQQQQSPGRTEARLSDDVKFQVFKAIMDEMFVTFDQLPMNDFAELTSGVIPWLEEHCKPHMLRDVVNRTLGGITSAYVAQVNSKGHDVKRE
- the LOC134207963 gene encoding max-like protein X isoform X1 — its product is MSDSIKYEVDMKMEPSSPSEKERSMYSRCSSAGSVHTPTSSAHNTEDEEDSGDNNKSSTMSYKERRREAHTQAEQKRRDAIKKGYDSLQELVPTCQQTDASGYKLSKASVLQKSIDYIGYLHQHKKKQDEDCASLHKEVMALRIIQKNYENMLQQQQQSPGRTEARLSDDVKFQVFKAIMDEMFVTFDQLPMNDFAELTSGVIPWLEEHCKPHMLRDVVNRTLGGITSAYVAQVNSKGHDVKRE
- the LOC134207964 gene encoding uncharacterized protein LOC134207964; translation: MSKIDETIPSRNIEIKAKIPNEETFRRLVEVAKQLTGSGGEIIKQHDVFFNAEKSRLKLRYLETKKSELIQYFRPDVEGPKLSTYHKIDLDEPKLMEKILAESIGIKGEVKKHRHLFLHGQTRIHLDDVEALGYFLEFEVVLRPEQSLDDGTIIADEMMKQFGIEEKDLIQGAYMDKLLK
- the LOC134207961 gene encoding tRNA:m(4)X modification enzyme TRM13 homolog codes for the protein MDPSNGPAEKRPKTSAEDTTEPIRCKHFVQRKKRYCKMTVGRGKQYCGEHEVHSGNDNLPSLEALGSSPGRIPCPLDPKHSIAATKLEKHLKICNAKPKELPAYVQVGINASSDGEGSDLLNTEENLKLSDVPKDELMALVNKIETVFEEIQIGVIDELILEHDAFKEELGNETYGPQTLKHLVQSASLLGIVERENFFQNDVAFVEFGAGKGQVAFWLATILQQSDLTNVKVFLVDRASHRHKKDNKIEDREIIQRVRADIGDLVLRKLDVLKDSKKVVGVGKHLCGGATDLALRCLIRANLDKSEGGQLQSEGFVFALCCHHRCDWKTYAGKKFLLAKGISRKAFDLVVKMVSWAVCGTGTSRERRNNDTDGGEGIKYGLSRAQREEIGWKCKRMLDWGRIQYLKENGFEAELKFYAKTEITLENVCLIGHIK